A window of the Halobacterium hubeiense genome harbors these coding sequences:
- a CDS encoding M24 family metallopeptidase has protein sequence MRPAVLDSALADAGADAFVFVGPAGDPLVRALSGATLPCRAAVVYAGRVAVVPERPLPDYVSVHDDARVLDPAATPAERLPDLVGESVLAPRTLPHDAALYLDNAGVDVASTDAHLRARERKTDGELEALRDAQAAAEDGMAAAAALLANADGDPLADDAGDVTAERVRRTANAAMANVGADPETVVAAEGAIAASDPVPIRVTPRVDGYHGWLARTFVADSDGGWERRATLASEYAVDAGIDIVDVGETTVDAAADEVTAELGSYGFPPTAGTGTVHGAGLERRERPAGDDIIEPGATLAVRAELDAEKTVWVADLAVATEEGVERIGAFPRSVVPKPDY, from the coding sequence ATGCGGCCCGCGGTGCTGGACAGCGCGCTCGCCGACGCGGGCGCTGACGCCTTCGTTTTCGTCGGTCCGGCCGGCGACCCGCTCGTTCGCGCGCTGAGCGGCGCGACTCTCCCGTGCCGCGCGGCCGTCGTCTACGCGGGCCGTGTCGCCGTCGTCCCCGAGCGCCCGCTCCCCGACTACGTCTCCGTCCACGACGATGCGCGCGTCCTCGACCCCGCAGCGACGCCCGCCGAACGCCTCCCCGACCTCGTCGGGGAGTCGGTGCTGGCGCCGCGAACGCTTCCCCACGACGCCGCGCTCTACCTCGACAACGCTGGCGTGGACGTCGCCTCGACGGACGCTCACCTGCGCGCACGGGAGCGGAAGACCGACGGCGAACTGGAGGCGCTCCGGGACGCGCAGGCGGCCGCCGAGGACGGGATGGCGGCTGCCGCCGCACTCCTCGCGAACGCCGACGGCGACCCGCTCGCGGACGACGCGGGCGACGTGACCGCCGAGCGCGTGCGTCGCACCGCGAACGCGGCGATGGCGAACGTGGGCGCGGACCCCGAAACCGTCGTCGCCGCGGAGGGAGCGATTGCCGCCAGCGACCCCGTGCCGATTCGCGTCACCCCGCGCGTGGACGGCTATCACGGCTGGCTCGCGCGCACGTTCGTCGCGGACAGCGACGGCGGCTGGGAGCGCCGCGCGACGCTCGCCAGCGAGTACGCCGTCGACGCCGGCATCGACATCGTGGACGTCGGCGAGACGACTGTCGACGCTGCTGCCGACGAAGTCACCGCGGAACTCGGCTCGTACGGCTTCCCGCCGACTGCCGGTACTGGAACTGTTCACGGCGCCGGCCTCGAACGCCGCGAACGCCCTGCCGGCGACGATATTATCGAGCCGGGCGCGACGCTGGCGGTGCGGGCGGAACTGGACGCCGAGAAGACGGTGTGGGTCGCGGATCTCGCGGTCGCTACCGAGGAGGGCGTCGAGCGAATCGGCGCGTTTCCGCGGTCGGTCGTTCCGAAGCCCGACTACTGA
- a CDS encoding DUF7533 family protein, translating to MRLLDAVSLAVAVAFAAPAALFGVETLLAGDPTGWVFLGFAAGIIAFEQYVTMPTDVPILAAQKATDAVVEEPDDDNQ from the coding sequence ATGCGACTGCTCGACGCCGTCTCGCTGGCCGTCGCGGTGGCGTTCGCCGCGCCAGCCGCGCTGTTCGGCGTCGAAACGCTGCTCGCGGGCGACCCCACGGGCTGGGTGTTCCTCGGGTTCGCCGCCGGCATCATCGCCTTCGAGCAGTACGTGACGATGCCGACGGACGTCCCGATTCTCGCCGCGCAGAAAGCCACGGACGCCGTCGTCGAAGAACCGGACGACGACAATCAGTAG
- a CDS encoding riboflavin synthase yields the protein MFTGIIEETGTVEDVVDEPDGRRIHIATDDLSGFGHGDSISVGGVCLTVEEYGDDWFTAFTATETLDATTLDSVREGDAVNLERALPAEGRLDGHIVQGHVDTTTEVIAVEEVGEDWTYTFALPEGHEQYVAQKGSITLDGISLTVADVDDSEGTFSVAVVPTTYDLTTLSERSPGDRVNVEVDVVAKYVERLDAY from the coding sequence GTGTTCACCGGCATCATCGAGGAGACCGGCACCGTCGAGGACGTCGTCGACGAGCCCGACGGCCGTCGCATCCACATTGCGACCGACGACCTGAGCGGCTTCGGCCACGGCGACAGTATCAGCGTCGGCGGCGTCTGCCTCACCGTCGAGGAATACGGGGACGACTGGTTCACCGCCTTCACCGCCACGGAGACCCTCGACGCAACCACCTTAGACTCGGTCCGCGAGGGCGACGCGGTCAACCTCGAACGTGCGCTCCCCGCGGAGGGCCGCCTCGACGGCCACATCGTGCAGGGCCACGTCGACACCACCACGGAAGTCATCGCCGTCGAGGAAGTCGGCGAGGACTGGACGTACACGTTCGCGCTCCCCGAGGGTCACGAGCAGTACGTCGCGCAGAAGGGCTCGATTACGCTCGACGGCATCAGCCTCACCGTCGCTGACGTGGACGACAGCGAGGGGACGTTCTCGGTCGCGGTGGTGCCGACGACCTACGACCTCACGACGCTCTCCGAGCGTTCGCCCGGCGACCGCGTGAACGTCGAGGTCGACGTCGTCGCGAAGTATGTCGAACGCCTCGACGCCTACTGA